A single window of Paenibacillus sp. FSL H8-0537 DNA harbors:
- a CDS encoding phosphoribosyltransferase family protein, which produces MMNRLTLSRFGRQLTKYLGDAISLLGPTIRLCPLCGKSAKPFSSELASLKSGQRAALSPSFYKLICRACLSSIPWIQQVQCRICGRGVFCPDCIRRSDTAFVCNRSAVQYSKEMREVLARYKYRGNETLEPYMGQMLMSPLTGMTLELTGRLGIYTGSRDFLAQRNFDRREFSVWDAITYVPVSTERAEERGFNQAERLAGIVSRQAQIPLMHLLERNRHSAKQSFKTRSARMQDMESLFAVKPVVVEKLLLANPRKENQHTLRLLLVDDIYTTGSTIQACSEALQKASPTRIDIYALTWARS; this is translated from the coding sequence ATGATGAACAGGCTTACTTTATCCCGTTTTGGTCGTCAACTGACCAAATATTTAGGAGACGCCATTAGTCTCCTCGGCCCGACCATTCGTCTTTGTCCACTATGCGGCAAATCGGCAAAGCCTTTTTCATCCGAATTAGCTTCTCTAAAGTCCGGGCAACGGGCCGCGCTGTCCCCAAGTTTTTATAAGCTGATTTGCAGGGCATGTTTATCCTCCATCCCCTGGATTCAGCAGGTGCAATGCCGAATTTGTGGACGTGGCGTCTTTTGTCCAGACTGTATAAGACGAAGTGACACAGCCTTTGTTTGTAATAGGAGCGCCGTACAATATAGCAAGGAAATGCGAGAGGTTTTGGCCAGATATAAATATCGGGGTAATGAAACTCTGGAGCCGTATATGGGACAGATGTTGATGTCTCCTCTGACTGGGATGACGCTTGAATTAACGGGCCGGCTAGGGATTTACACGGGCAGCAGGGATTTTTTGGCTCAAAGAAACTTTGATAGGCGGGAATTTTCCGTTTGGGATGCAATTACCTATGTGCCTGTTAGCACAGAACGTGCGGAGGAGCGAGGATTCAACCAAGCAGAAAGACTGGCAGGAATCGTATCGCGCCAAGCTCAAATTCCTCTAATGCATTTATTGGAGCGTAACCGCCATTCAGCTAAACAAAGCTTTAAGACCCGCTCAGCCCGCATGCAGGATATGGAGAGTCTTTTCGCTGTTAAACCGGTGGTTGTGGAGAAGCTTCTATTAGCAAATCCACGGAAAGAAAATCAACATACACTGCGACTGCTGCTCGTGGACGACATCTATACAACGGGAAGCACGATTCAAGCTTGCTCGGAAGCTCTGCAAAAAGCAAGCCCAACACGTATCGATATTTATGCTCTAACATGGGCGAGATCTTAA